The Natronincola ferrireducens nucleotide sequence ATGTATATAGCTTCAATGAGGGAACTGCAGCAATGAAGTCTTTACTGGGGGGAAAAGGAGCTAACCTTGCAGAAATGACCAAAATAGGTCTTCCTGTTCCCAGTGGTTTCACTGTAACAACAGAGGCTTGTAATGAGTACTATAACGCAGGTGAAAAATTATGGAATGAATTAAAGGAAGAGGTTTTAAACCATTTAGCCAACCTAGAAGAAAAGATGGGAAAAAGGCTAGGGGCAGTTGAAAATACCCTCTTAGTCTCCGTTCGTTCCGGCAGTCCAATTTCTATGCCAGGTATGATGGATACCATATTAAACTTAGGATTAAATGACGAAACAGTTGAGGGTTTAGCTTCTGCCACGAACAATCCAAGATTTGCCTATGACAGCTATAGAAGATTCATACAAATGTTTGGGGATGTTGTACTGGAAATTCCTAAATACAAATTTGATAGTATATTGGAAAAGAAAAAGGATGAAAAAAACATTGAAGAGGATACAGATCTAACAGCTGTAGATTTACAAGTTATCATAGAAGAATATAAGGCTATTGTTAAAAGAGAAAAGAACATAGATTTTCCCCAAGATGTCAAGGATCAACTCTTCATGTCAATTGAAGCAGTATTTAGATCCTGGAACAATCCAAGGGCAAAGGTATATAGAAATCTCAATGATATTTCCGATACATTAGGAACTGCTGTAAATATTCAATCTATGGTATTTGGTAATATGGGTGAAACATCTGGCACTGGAGTAGCATTTACAAGGGATCCTTCCACTGGAGAAAAGAAGCTTTTTGGAGAATTCTTAATGAATGCTCAAGGTGAGGATGTGGTTGCAGGGATTAGAACTCCTAAGCCTATTGAAGAGCTTCGTAGTAAAATGCCACAGGCCTATGATAGATTTTTAGAGGTAGCAAATCTATTGGAGGAGCATTATAAAGATATGCAGGATATTGAGTTTACAATAGAAAATAGCAACCTCTATATCCTTCAAACCCGTAATGGCAAAAGAACAGCCCTAGCAGCAGTAAACATAGCAGTGGATATGGTGAAGGAAGAAAGATTGACAAAAGAAGAAGCAATTATGAGGATAGATCCACTGCAGGTAGAAAAATTACTACATCCTACCTTTGATGAAGAAGAATTGAAAAAAGCAACAGAAATCACTAGAGGTTTACCAGCATCTTCAGGGGCAGCTACAGGGAAAATTTACTTTACACCAGAAGATGTGGTGGCGGCTAAAAACAGAGGAGAAAAAGCAATTCTTGTAAGAATGGAAACTTCTCCGGAGGATATCGAGGGAATGGTTGCCTCAGAGGGTATTTTAACGGCTAGAGGTGGTATGACCTCCCATGCAGCTGTAGTAGCTAGAGGAATGGGAAAATGCTGCATAGCTGGTGCAGGAGAGATTAGAATTGAGGAATCCAACAAATTCTTTAAGGCAGGAGAGAGACTATATAGAGAAGGAGAGTATATTTCTTTAGATGGTAATCAAGGGATTGTCTATGAAGGTGAGATCCCTACAACAGAATCCCAATTAACAGAAAACTTTGTGGAACTGATGACCTGGGCAGATAATATAAGACAATTAAAGATTAGAACAAATGCCGATACCTCTAGAGATGCTGAAAAAGCAATAGAGTTCGGGGCAGAAGGAATAGGATTATGTAGAACTGAGCATATGTTTTTTGAGGAATCCAGAATTTATGCAATTCGAAAAATGATTTTATCTACAACAGAAGAGGCTAGAAGAAATGCTTTAGAGCAACTGTTGCCAATGCAGCGGCAAGATTTTGCAGAAATATTTAAAGCGATGGGACCTCGACCTGTAACTATAAGATTGTTAGATCCTCCATTACACGAGTTTCTACCTCATGATGAAGAAGATATAAAGCAATTGGCAGAGAAAATGGAAGTTTCTTATTATCAGTTGCAGGAGATTGTCAACGATTTAAAGGAAATGAATCCAATGTTAGGACATAGGGGATGTAGATTAGCTGTAACCTACCCTGAAATTTATGAAATGCAGGTAAAAGCAATAATAGAAGCGGCTATTATTGTAAAGGAGAAGGAAGGCATAAATGTCATTCCAGAAATAATGATACCTCTAATAGGAGAAATAAAGGAATTCCAATATGTAAAAGGAATTGTTGAAAGAACTGCTAAAGAGATACTAGTGGAAAGAAAGGCTGATCTTCAGTACTTGATAGGGACTATGATAGAAATACCTAGAGCCGCTGTAACTGCAGATGAAATAGCTGCTGAAGCAGAGTTTTTCTCCTTTGGTACCAATGATTTAACCCAAATGACCTATGGATATTCTAGAGATGATGCTGGGAAGTTTATTGGGGAGTACAAGGAAAAAAATATTTTAGAGAAGGATCCTTTCCAACGAATTGATAGAAAAGGTGTAGGTAAGCTGATGGAAATAGCGGTGAAGCTAGGAAAGACAGCTAGACCCAATATTAAACTTGGTATTTGTGGAGAGCATGGAGGAGATCCTAATTCCATTGAGTTCTGTCACCTATTAAATCTTGATTATGTATCCTGCTCTCCTTACCGTGTTCCTGTTGCTAGATTAGCAGCAGCCCAGGCGGCTATTAACAACAAGGACCAAAGGAAATAGGATTTAAAATAGTTTTATTAAAGCTATGAAAGCTTTATATATTAAAGTTTTGGTGGAATTTATATAAAACAAAAAAAGGGTATTATTTCTTAGTAATTTTAAGAAATAATATCCTTTTTTTATTGATTTTTTGTATTATGGAACAAAAAAATTAATAAAAAATAGGTTTTATGAAACACTTTTATGGTAGAATAGTAGTGTAAAATGTGTGTTAGTTTCGGGGGGTTTTTATTACAATCGGATATGTACGAGGTGTAGAAACCGAGTTTACCCAGAACAGTGGAAGCATATAAGAAAGATCGTTGTCAGGGATATTTGCGCCATTCAGGGGAAGAAAAATTACACGTTATGGAATGAGATGACGGCTGAGGGGATTGACAGCCTGCTTCATGAAACGTCGGACGATGTTATTGTTGGTTGGGCCCCCCTGGCATGGAATTTGCTTAAATACAAAAAAAGCAGCGACATTCAAATTGTGACCGTGTCGATCATGATTGGAGATGGGGTTAAAAACTATGAGCATTTCGGAGAAGTCCATTTGGAGCTAATTGGACATAAAATATTTAAAAATGGTTGAACTTATATTAATAAATGAACAAAGATGGGAGAACTACCTTCAGGTATAGTAAATAGACGGAATTATAGTCAGGTCGGGTTACTCATGACTTATTGATGTTTTATGTGGCATTAACCTCAAGGATTCTTGATGAATAAAGTGTTTCATAATCTGCAATGGAGGGAGAAGCTTTATTATTCATTTATTCCTTAACTCATATAAAATATTGATTAAATAATATATAATAGATGATAAAAATAAAACGAAATCATAGTAGCACCAAATTGGAGTTTAACATTTAGGTAGTTTTTGAGGTGAGGAAAATGAAGATCTCAGCATCAATCAGTACGGACATTCTTGCTATTGTCGCCCTTTGTTCAACAATATGTTTGGCTAAAAGGAATCCAGTCATCAATAATGAAAAAAATAAAATGTACATATCGGTGTCAGTGGTAACTATAATTTTGCTTATTTTGGAAATATTTACTATTTTAATGGACCTTTCTACAAATAACAAACTCGTGGTATTCCATCGTATTGCAAACATTATAGGGTTTTCTTTGAGTCCTGTAGTACCCTTTATTTTTCTTATGTTCTATGATAATAATGAAAAAAGAACATTTAATAAGTGCTTACTAGCTATACCCTTATTTATTAATACCTTAATATGTATTCTAAGCTATAGTACAGGCTGGATCTTTTTCGTTGATGGTCAAAATCACTATTTACGTGGAAATATTTTTATGCTGCCGACGATAGTTAGTACCTTTTATTTTATTTTGATAATGATTGTCTTTAAACGAAACACAGATGAATACCAAATTGACAATAGAAAACTTTTAGTTTTAATCTTTTTTATGCCTATTCTGGGAGCAATTTTTCAGATTATTTTTAAAGACTTACTATTAATTTGGGGATGTATGGCTATATCATTGCTGCTATATTATATTTTGCTGAGAGAGCTACAGTTTAAATATGATATTCAAACTGGAATTAAAAATCGTGTAGCTTTTGAAAAAGAAATGGAACAATATTCTAAGGATGATAAAAATGCTGCCATTGTTGTGTTGGATATTAACAACTTAAAAAAGAATAATGATAATCATGGACACAAAGCTGGAGATGAAATCATTTTCTATACTGCTAAAATTATACAAGAAAGTTTTGCCACTCTTGGGAAGGCCTTTAGGATTGGTGGAGATGAATTCTGTATTATTTGCGAGGAGATTACCAAGGAGTCAGTTGACCGTGGACTGGAAAAATTAACTAATTTATTAGCAAATTTAAATGAAAAACGTACTATTAAAATTGAAATCGCTTATGGGTATGCTTTTTATATAAAAAATGAAAGTGAAAGCATATATGCTATATTCACTCAGGCTGATAAAGCTATGTATGAACATAAAGCAAGATTAAAGGGTTGTTATGGCAGAAGAATAAATGATTAGTAATTGGAAACAAGTAGTGTTTTGACTGTATGATTAAGCCATAAGCTTCAGGAGATGTGTCATAATAGTAAAAAATGGTGACTGGTCTATTTTGTTAGCAGTAGCCCAGGGACAAATTAATCATCTTCAAAAATAAATAATGAAACAAATAGTATAGACATAGATTCCTAATTCATATATATTAAGGGTTAGGGAAATGATATTAATAAAGTAAGAGTATTGTCATTTAGCAACTTTAAAAGACAATACTCTTTTAATTTTAACTTTATAAATACATAATTTCTATCTAATGATTTTGTTTCTTAAGTATTGAATATATAGTTTAGACTGTAAAGTTCATATTCAGTTCATAATTAGATGATTATAATAGGACTATGAGGGACTAAGTAGCATGCAAAATAAATACCAATTAAACCCAAAATCATTGATGAATTAAATATATATAAATGAATTTATGGGATAGCTTTGTTGTGTTGTTACGTTTTTTTAAGAACAATATGGGAAAGAGGTAAAAAATGGTGAATATTCTAGTAGTGGAGGACGACAAAAACTTACAGAAACTCATGATAGCTGTCTTAAAGCAACGGGGGTATCATGTTTTAAATGCAAAAGATGGATTAGAAGCTTTAGAGATATTAGATACTACTCATATAGATCTAATTATTAGTGATATTATGATGCCAAATATGGATGGGTATACTTTGACGGAGGCCCTGAGAAAATCAAATTATAACCTCCCCATTTTAATGGTAACAGCCAAAGAAACCCTAGAAGATAAAAAGAAGGGATTTTTGGTGGGAACCGATGATTATATGGTAAAACCCATTGATATGGATGAGATGGTTTTGCGGGTAGCTGCCTTATTACGTCGATCTCGCATCATTAATGAGTCTCGATTAGTAGTTGGTGAAATAGAGCTTGATTATAATACTTTAACTGTGAATAACAAAGGGAATTCAATAGTTTTGCCAAAAAAAGAATTTCATCTTTTATTCAAGCTTCTGAGCTATCCTAAACAAATATTTACAAGACAACAATTAATGGACGAAATATGGGGGATGGAGGCAGAAACTGATGAACGCACAGTAGATGTTCATATTAAGCGATTAAGGGAAAAGTTTTCTGATTGCAATGAGTTTGAGATTGTCACAGTTAGAGGGCTGGGCTATAAAGCGGAGATAAAAACATGAAAAAAATCACTTTAAAGCTAGCTTTGTTTTTTATTTTTCTTATTTGTGCCTCATCTGCATTATCCTTTGTTGGATCAACTCTTTATACGAAAGATATTAAAAATGAAATACAGTTAAATCAAAAGGAAATAGCAATTTCTATATTAGAATTAGAAAAAAAGACAAATTTAAGTATAGAGAAAATCGTTAATATTATGCCGACTTCTATGTATGATATCACTAGCGTTGAGGATATTGGTTTGATAGAGATAACTGAAGAAGAACTAAAGCATATTAAAGATAATAAAATTGTTTTTTTGACTAAGGGTAGATTTCATGACCCTGTTACAATACTTATGGTAAACGATGCTTATATTCAAATAAGCCTTCATCCCCATAATACCATTTTTAAAATTATTGCATCTCGGATATGGTTCTCACTAATGTTATATGTTACTATAGGAGCCTTACTCATTATCGTATTGGCTAGAAGAGTGGTTAAACCAATATTAAAACTAACTGCTGCTACCCAAGAGGTTGCAAAGGGTAATTTTGACATTCAGGTTCAAAACAAAAGCCATGATGAAATTGGACAGCTAACTCAGAATTTCAACAAAATGACAAGAGAACTAAAGAATATCGAGTATCTTCGGAAGGATTTTATCACCAATGTATCCCATGAGTTTAAGACACCTATTGCATCCATCCAAGGTTTTGCTAAACTATTGCAGAAATGGGATTTACCTCAGAGGGAAAGAGAAGAATATACAAATATTATTATTGAAGAAACAACGAGATTATCCAACCTTTCATCTAATATACTAAAGCTTTCAAAACTTGAAAATCAGGAGATTATAGAGAAAAAAGCTACTTTTTCTTTAGATGAACAAATTAGAAAAAGCATCTTGCTTCTTGAGCATCAATGGAATAAAAAGAATATTGAATTTGATATTCATCTTGATAAAATTCAGTATCTAGGAGATGAAGAACTGCTTCAACAGGTTTGGATTAACCTCATAGGTAATGCTATTAAATTCTCCCATAGCAATAGTACAATCAATATCCAACTGAAACAAATAGATGAAATTATCGAAGTGAAAATTATAGATTATGGCATAGGTATGAGTGAAGAAACTAGGGAGCGTATTTTTGAAAAGTTTTATCAAGGAGATAAAGCTCATTCTTATGAAGGCAGCGGTCTAGGTCTATCCCTGGTGAAGCGTATTATTGATTTATACAGTGGTAGTATCTATGTAGAAAGCAGGTTAAAAGAGGGTTCGATCTTTACAGTAGAGCTACCATTATAGATTATTTAAGCCCCCTCCATTTATAGTCAAGTAATATTACCATCTAGAATCTAAGAAATTTAAACATGCTGTATTGATCAATTATCGAATATAGCATGTTTTTTATGTCTAGGGCTAATTTCTATTAATAGTTCATACTTAGTTCATATTAAAGCTATACAATAGTTTCATAATCAAGAAAATGATTTAGTCCAATAAAAATATAGAAAAATGATTGCAGAGGAGAATGTGACATGAAAAAAGAAAAGTATCCCCAAAAACCAATGATTTACTATTATATAGCAACAATAATGATAGTTATGCTTCTAAACGCCTTTATTTTTCCCTTAATAGTACAAAGAAACATTATGCAAGTAGATTATGGTACATTTTTAGAAAAGATTAAAGATGGTAGCATAAAAACTGTAGAAATCCAGGAAAATCAAATTGCCTTTACAGCTTTGAACTATGAAGATGAGGAAAAGATATTTGTAACAGGTCGGATGGATGATCCAGAATTAGTGAACCGTCTCTATGATGCTGAAGTTACATTTTCTAGAGTCATCCCAAAGGAAAATTCACCTATAGTAAGCCTTATGTTAAGCTGGATTTTTCCCATCATGATTTTTATTGCTCTCGGTCAAATATTAACAAAATCTATGAGTAAAAATATGGGTGGAGGTATGATGGGTCTTGGCAAGAGCAATGCCAAAGTCTATGTTGAAACTCAAACAGGAAAAACCTTTGCCGATGTTGCAGGACAGAACGAAGCGAAGGAGGCACTAACTGAAATTGTAGATTTTCTCAACAACCCATCTAAATATAAGGAAATTGGAGCCATTATGCCCAAGGGAGCTTTGCTGGTGGGGCCCCCTGGTACAGGTAAAACCCTTCTTGCAAAGGCTGTGGCTGGTGAGGCAAAGGTTCCCTTCTTTTCAATTTCAGGCTCAGAGTTTGTTGAGATGTTTGTAGGTATGGGAGCAGCAAGAGTAAGAGATCTATTTAAACAGGCTCAAGCCAAGGCTCCTTGCATTATATTTATTGACGAGATTGATACCATCGGTAAGAAACGTGATAATGGAGGTTTAGGAGGAAATGATGAGCGGGAGCAAACCCTAAACCAGCTACTAACTGAGATGGATGGTTTCAGTGGAGAACAGGGTGTTGTTATTCTTGCGGCAACCAATAGACCCGAATCCCTTGATAAGGCATTGCTACGTCCAGGTAGGTTTGACCGTCGTGTACCGGTGGAGCTGCCCGACCTTTCTGGTAGGGAGGCTATCCTAAAGGTTCATGCTAAGAAAATAAAAGTAGATAGTCAGATTGATTTTAATGCCATTGCTAGGGCGACATCAGGGGCTTCAGGTGCAGAGCTTGCTAATATTATCAATGAAGGGGCACTTAGGGCAGTAAAATGTGGACGTAATTATGTAGTGCAAAGCGATTTAGAAGAAGCAGTAGAAGTTGTTATTGCAGGATATCAGAGGAAAGGAGCGGTTATTTCACTAAAGGAAAAGCAGATTATTGCTTATCATGAAATTGGCCATGCAATTGTTGCTGCAAATCAGATGGAGTCTGCACCTGTCCATAAGATAACAATTGTTCCCCGGACTTCCGGAGCTCTGGGATATACAATGCAGATAGCCCAGGAGGAAAATGTATTGATGACAAAGGAAGAAGCCTTTAATAAAATTGCAACCTATACCGGAGGACGTGCTGCAGAGGAATTGATATTTGGAACCTATACGTCAGGTGCTTCTAATGACATTGAACAGGCAACGAAAATAGCAAGAATGATGGTGACACGGTTGGGGATGAGCAAAAACTTTGACATGATGGGATTAGAAACTGTTTCTAATCAGTACCTTGGAGGAGATACATCTTTAACCTGTTCATCAGAAACTGCAGCTAAGGTTGATGAAGAGGTACTGGATATCATTAAAAAAGCCCATGAAAAAGCTATTAATATATTAAAGGACAATCTGGATAAACTCCATGAATTATCTCGATATCTTATAGAAAGAGAAACTATAACAGGAGAAGAATTTATGAGGATTTTATCAATTTAATATTATAAAGAAGGATTAGGCTTAGAATACGGGGATTCTAAGTCTAATCCTAAGCTTATCAAAAAAATTGGAGGAGGTAGGATGAATCAATTAAACCAGAAAGAAATGATGAGGAACTGTCCTAATTGTGGAGGAATAAATATAGGAAGACTGCATAAGAATAGTTATTTTTGTAGTGATTGTTATGTGGAAGTAGCTATAACAAGAAAAAATGATATATATCTTCATATTCATTCAGAAGATGGTGGTATCATAAGAAAAATTAAATTGGAATAAAGGATAAGGTTGTTTATTACCTTAAAATGTGGAGGTTAAAACTCAAGGGAAAATGATATAATATTCCATTAGTTCATATATAGTTCACATTCAGATTGTAGAATAAAACCATACAATTTATAAGGAGTGATCAAGATGTTTTATTCATATGGATTTTGGGGATTTGATCCAACAGTGATTATTTTAATTCCCGCCATTATTCTTACTCTCTATGCTCAAGGAAGGGTAAAATCCAATTTTACTAAATATTCGAGAGTTCCAACACGAAAGGGATACTCAGGAGTTCAAGTTGCTAGGGTGCTTTTAGATCAACATGGGTTACAAGATATACCTATTGAAGTGACAAGGGGACAACTGAGTGATCATTACGATCCAACTAAACGTGTCGTAAGGCTATCAGGAGAAGTTTACCAAGGAAACTCTATCGCCTCAATTAGTGTAGCTGCCCATGAGGTAGGACATGCAATTCAACATGCAAATGGATATGCCCCTCTATCTCTAAGAAACATGGTATTTCCTATTGCAAGATTTGGATCTTCTGCAGCTTGGGGGTTTATAATGGTAGGGTTACTGATTCCTAGCCTTGGTGGGCTAATGGATATTGGTATATTACTCTTTGGAGCTGCTGTAGCTTTTCAGTTGATCACCCTTCCGGTAGAATTTAATGCCAGTAGCCGGGCTTTACGATTACTTAATGCTAATGGTTTTATTGTTGGAGAAGAAGCAACAGGAGCACAAAATGTACTTCGAGCTGCAGCCTTAACCTATGTAGCCGCTATGGCAAGTGGAATCGCACAACTAATGAGATTGATTTTGATTAGAAATAGAAGAAGATAGAACAATATATGGTAGTAAAAAAATAATTATCAAATACACGATTAAAATACGTTCCATAATAGTAAAGATGGAGATTGGGCCTTAATGATAGAAGTACAGGCGCCTAAAAAACATCCAAGAGCAACTAAATAATAAAGCAAATAGTATATGATAGCTGAAAAATCCTGATAGAGTGGTACTTGAGACTATCTGTGCTATAAAAAGTATAGGGTATTGCACTTAATTTCATTAGTGACTTTAAGTGCAATATCCTGTTTTTATTTAAAATATACTATGGGTTTTTTACATATAAAAAATTAAGAATACATAGGAGATTTATTTCATATAAAATAAATAGGTTTTTTTGATTTTATAAGGGAAAACTGCTAAAATATTACCATGATTCATTTATAATCAAACTATAATTGTCAACAAATAGATATTTAATATATTGGGAGAAGAAGAGGAGATGAAGATGAGAATTGGTGAGTTTGCCAAAAAGCATGGAATCACTCAGGATACAATCCGGTATTATCTAGATATTGGCTTATTAGTTACAGAAAAAAAGGGTGGTCAGTATAAGTTTACTAAAGCGGATAGTGAGGATATAAAAAAAATAATAGAGTTAAAGTCAATAGATTTTTCATTAAATGAAATTCAAAGCATACTGATATTTCAGCGCTTAAGTGGCACAAATACAGATGTGTTTCGAAATTTATACCTACCATTTTTAGAATCCAAGAGAAATGAAATCACAAATGAACTTGCAAAATATAATAGAATGAATGATTATTTAAATTCTAAAATTAATGAGATAAAATCTGCAGAATTAAGAGCAAAGCAAAGGCTAGGTTTACCTATGGCGGCATTAAGTATATTAGTATGCCCAATCTGTAAAGCTTCTTTTAAAATATCCGATGGAAGCATAGAAGAAAGTATGATTATTGATGCAAATATAAATTGCAGCTGTGGCTATAATGCTATTATTCAAGAGGGGGTTTATATTGATAGAAGTGCTCCCCGCACAAAAATGATAAATGGGAAGAAAATGCCCACTAAAGAGGAATTTTTATCTGAATGCTCTTACACCTTTGTTAACTTTCTGTACAAGGGAATGGCTACAATAATAGAATATATAAACAAATATAAGGAAGAACCTAAATACATTATGGAGCTGGATAATTGTGTAGGATTTTTTCTTTTACAATATATAAAAGACCTACCCCCTACCTCCACCTATATAGTTATTGATTATGATAAAGAGAGAATACTTAAATTGAAAAATAATCTAGAGATGTATTATGATCATAAGAACTTTATATTTTTATGCTGCGATTTTCATAAACTACCAATTACACAATCATCCATGGATATTGTAGTTGATTTTGGTATGAGCAAAACCTATTTGGAGTCTGAAGGGAAGTTTTTACTTGATATGATATTACCACTATTAAAAGAAAAGGGTATTATTAGCGGCGCATATCAATATATAGGGCAAAATGAAAAAGCTAAGGAAAATATACAATTAAAAAATGAGGATCTATTTAGCAGAAGTAAAATCTTAAAAATATTAGATTCCCTAGACATTACAATATTGGATCTAATAGATATAGGGCCTGTTTTAAAGGATCTTCAACATAAGGGTCCAATGAAGAGTACTGAGGTATATAAACTAGCTTATGTAGGTAGGAAAACAAAAAAATGAGTAAAGGCTAGAGGTAATATATTTATATAAGGATAAAACATAAAAACCTTGAGTTAGCACAAGGTTTTTATGTTTTATTTTGCATATACATGGATTTTAGTATATTGACACAGTCCTAACTCAAGGAAGTA carries:
- a CDS encoding zinc metallopeptidase — translated: MFYSYGFWGFDPTVIILIPAIILTLYAQGRVKSNFTKYSRVPTRKGYSGVQVARVLLDQHGLQDIPIEVTRGQLSDHYDPTKRVVRLSGEVYQGNSIASISVAAHEVGHAIQHANGYAPLSLRNMVFPIARFGSSAAWGFIMVGLLIPSLGGLMDIGILLFGAAVAFQLITLPVEFNASSRALRLLNANGFIVGEEATGAQNVLRAAALTYVAAMASGIAQLMRLILIRNRRR
- a CDS encoding MerR family transcriptional regulator: MKMRIGEFAKKHGITQDTIRYYLDIGLLVTEKKGGQYKFTKADSEDIKKIIELKSIDFSLNEIQSILIFQRLSGTNTDVFRNLYLPFLESKRNEITNELAKYNRMNDYLNSKINEIKSAELRAKQRLGLPMAALSILVCPICKASFKISDGSIEESMIIDANINCSCGYNAIIQEGVYIDRSAPRTKMINGKKMPTKEEFLSECSYTFVNFLYKGMATIIEYINKYKEEPKYIMELDNCVGFFLLQYIKDLPPTSTYIVIDYDKERILKLKNNLEMYYDHKNFIFLCCDFHKLPITQSSMDIVVDFGMSKTYLESEGKFLLDMILPLLKEKGIISGAYQYIGQNEKAKENIQLKNEDLFSRSKILKILDSLDITILDLIDIGPVLKDLQHKGPMKSTEVYKLAYVGRKTKK
- a CDS encoding GGDEF domain-containing protein; its protein translation is MKISASISTDILAIVALCSTICLAKRNPVINNEKNKMYISVSVVTIILLILEIFTILMDLSTNNKLVVFHRIANIIGFSLSPVVPFIFLMFYDNNEKRTFNKCLLAIPLFINTLICILSYSTGWIFFVDGQNHYLRGNIFMLPTIVSTFYFILIMIVFKRNTDEYQIDNRKLLVLIFFMPILGAIFQIIFKDLLLIWGCMAISLLLYYILLRELQFKYDIQTGIKNRVAFEKEMEQYSKDDKNAAIVVLDINNLKKNNDNHGHKAGDEIIFYTAKIIQESFATLGKAFRIGGDEFCIICEEITKESVDRGLEKLTNLLANLNEKRTIKIEIAYGYAFYIKNESESIYAIFTQADKAMYEHKARLKGCYGRRIND
- the ftsH gene encoding ATP-dependent zinc metalloprotease FtsH, which translates into the protein MKKEKYPQKPMIYYYIATIMIVMLLNAFIFPLIVQRNIMQVDYGTFLEKIKDGSIKTVEIQENQIAFTALNYEDEEKIFVTGRMDDPELVNRLYDAEVTFSRVIPKENSPIVSLMLSWIFPIMIFIALGQILTKSMSKNMGGGMMGLGKSNAKVYVETQTGKTFADVAGQNEAKEALTEIVDFLNNPSKYKEIGAIMPKGALLVGPPGTGKTLLAKAVAGEAKVPFFSISGSEFVEMFVGMGAARVRDLFKQAQAKAPCIIFIDEIDTIGKKRDNGGLGGNDEREQTLNQLLTEMDGFSGEQGVVILAATNRPESLDKALLRPGRFDRRVPVELPDLSGREAILKVHAKKIKVDSQIDFNAIARATSGASGAELANIINEGALRAVKCGRNYVVQSDLEEAVEVVIAGYQRKGAVISLKEKQIIAYHEIGHAIVAANQMESAPVHKITIVPRTSGALGYTMQIAQEENVLMTKEEAFNKIATYTGGRAAEELIFGTYTSGASNDIEQATKIARMMVTRLGMSKNFDMMGLETVSNQYLGGDTSLTCSSETAAKVDEEVLDIIKKAHEKAINILKDNLDKLHELSRYLIERETITGEEFMRILSI
- the ppdK gene encoding pyruvate, phosphate dikinase, whose amino-acid sequence is MKKYVYSFNEGTAAMKSLLGGKGANLAEMTKIGLPVPSGFTVTTEACNEYYNAGEKLWNELKEEVLNHLANLEEKMGKRLGAVENTLLVSVRSGSPISMPGMMDTILNLGLNDETVEGLASATNNPRFAYDSYRRFIQMFGDVVLEIPKYKFDSILEKKKDEKNIEEDTDLTAVDLQVIIEEYKAIVKREKNIDFPQDVKDQLFMSIEAVFRSWNNPRAKVYRNLNDISDTLGTAVNIQSMVFGNMGETSGTGVAFTRDPSTGEKKLFGEFLMNAQGEDVVAGIRTPKPIEELRSKMPQAYDRFLEVANLLEEHYKDMQDIEFTIENSNLYILQTRNGKRTALAAVNIAVDMVKEERLTKEEAIMRIDPLQVEKLLHPTFDEEELKKATEITRGLPASSGAATGKIYFTPEDVVAAKNRGEKAILVRMETSPEDIEGMVASEGILTARGGMTSHAAVVARGMGKCCIAGAGEIRIEESNKFFKAGERLYREGEYISLDGNQGIVYEGEIPTTESQLTENFVELMTWADNIRQLKIRTNADTSRDAEKAIEFGAEGIGLCRTEHMFFEESRIYAIRKMILSTTEEARRNALEQLLPMQRQDFAEIFKAMGPRPVTIRLLDPPLHEFLPHDEEDIKQLAEKMEVSYYQLQEIVNDLKEMNPMLGHRGCRLAVTYPEIYEMQVKAIIEAAIIVKEKEGINVIPEIMIPLIGEIKEFQYVKGIVERTAKEILVERKADLQYLIGTMIEIPRAAVTADEIAAEAEFFSFGTNDLTQMTYGYSRDDAGKFIGEYKEKNILEKDPFQRIDRKGVGKLMEIAVKLGKTARPNIKLGICGEHGGDPNSIEFCHLLNLDYVSCSPYRVPVARLAAAQAAINNKDQRK
- a CDS encoding HAMP domain-containing sensor histidine kinase, producing the protein MKKITLKLALFFIFLICASSALSFVGSTLYTKDIKNEIQLNQKEIAISILELEKKTNLSIEKIVNIMPTSMYDITSVEDIGLIEITEEELKHIKDNKIVFLTKGRFHDPVTILMVNDAYIQISLHPHNTIFKIIASRIWFSLMLYVTIGALLIIVLARRVVKPILKLTAATQEVAKGNFDIQVQNKSHDEIGQLTQNFNKMTRELKNIEYLRKDFITNVSHEFKTPIASIQGFAKLLQKWDLPQREREEYTNIIIEETTRLSNLSSNILKLSKLENQEIIEKKATFSLDEQIRKSILLLEHQWNKKNIEFDIHLDKIQYLGDEELLQQVWINLIGNAIKFSHSNSTINIQLKQIDEIIEVKIIDYGIGMSEETRERIFEKFYQGDKAHSYEGSGLGLSLVKRIIDLYSGSIYVESRLKEGSIFTVELPL
- a CDS encoding response regulator transcription factor, translating into MVNILVVEDDKNLQKLMIAVLKQRGYHVLNAKDGLEALEILDTTHIDLIISDIMMPNMDGYTLTEALRKSNYNLPILMVTAKETLEDKKKGFLVGTDDYMVKPIDMDEMVLRVAALLRRSRIINESRLVVGEIELDYNTLTVNNKGNSIVLPKKEFHLLFKLLSYPKQIFTRQQLMDEIWGMEAETDERTVDVHIKRLREKFSDCNEFEIVTVRGLGYKAEIKT